In one window of Paracoccus saliphilus DNA:
- a CDS encoding alpha/beta hydrolase family esterase: MKPSLACLLATVLSAALPGVSLADCAGVAGACRLDALPNGGSYHLALPEGEAPRGGWPAIMFLHGWGSEGAAVMHNQGRIEAATARGYAVIAPDGTPREGRDGRGWLFHPGNRDGRDEGAFLREVADEVAESFGLNRDRMVLSGFSIGGSMTSYVACEAPESFDAYAPVAGSFWRPHPKECTGPVRLHHTHGWSDGTVPLEGRSVGDGTLTQGDVFAAMGIWRRANRCSQANPDDVAHQGDFLIRSWSSCAAGTSLVFALHPGGHTVPSGWTDMVLDWYEAGNR; the protein is encoded by the coding sequence ATGAAGCCGAGCCTTGCCTGCCTTCTCGCGACGGTTCTGTCCGCGGCTCTGCCGGGGGTTTCGCTAGCGGATTGTGCGGGGGTTGCCGGAGCCTGCAGGCTTGATGCCCTCCCGAATGGCGGAAGCTATCACCTGGCCTTGCCGGAAGGGGAGGCGCCACGGGGCGGCTGGCCCGCGATCATGTTCCTGCATGGTTGGGGCAGCGAGGGCGCTGCCGTGATGCATAACCAAGGCAGGATCGAGGCTGCGACAGCGCGCGGCTATGCGGTGATCGCACCCGATGGGACCCCACGAGAGGGGCGTGACGGGCGCGGCTGGCTTTTCCATCCCGGTAATCGTGACGGCCGGGACGAAGGGGCGTTTCTACGTGAAGTTGCCGATGAGGTCGCGGAAAGTTTCGGATTGAACCGGGACAGGATGGTGCTTTCCGGTTTTTCGATCGGCGGTTCGATGACCAGCTATGTCGCTTGCGAGGCGCCGGAAAGTTTCGATGCCTATGCGCCAGTCGCTGGCAGTTTCTGGCGTCCGCATCCAAAGGAATGCACCGGTCCGGTCAGGTTGCACCATACCCATGGCTGGTCGGACGGGACGGTGCCGCTGGAAGGACGCTCGGTCGGGGATGGTACGCTTACCCAAGGCGATGTCTTCGCCGCGATGGGAATCTGGCGAAGGGCGAACCGTTGTTCGCAGGCAAATCCCGACGATGTCGCGCATCAGGGTGATTTCCTGATCCGTAGCTGGAGCAGTTGTGCCGCCGGGACATCCCTTGTCTTTGCGCTACATCCGGGTGGGCATACCGTTCCTTCCGGCTGGACCGACATGGTTCTGGATTGGTACGAGGCGGGCAACCGGTGA
- a CDS encoding flagellar hook capping FlgD N-terminal domain-containing protein produces the protein MITATENRTANGFTTSSPTPPGISTNADFSTFLRLLTTQIQNQDPLNPMEGSEFAVQLATFSGVEQQAHTNKLLGEMITQTGAGGLGQTAGWIGKEALSTAPVWFGDEALTLDIAPDPRADDVALIVLDAEGREMTREMIGTGTGPVDWFGRDASGQKLPDGRYSFRIESMQAGDVIAESDVGVYARIEGVRSGPNGVALVFANDASALVTQVSALRQPE, from the coding sequence ATGATTACCGCGACGGAAAACAGGACAGCGAACGGCTTCACGACATCATCCCCGACTCCACCGGGAATCAGTACGAACGCCGATTTCTCCACCTTCCTGAGATTGTTGACGACGCAGATCCAGAATCAGGATCCGCTCAACCCCATGGAAGGCAGCGAATTCGCCGTGCAGCTTGCGACGTTTTCGGGCGTGGAACAGCAGGCTCATACGAACAAGCTGTTAGGCGAAATGATCACGCAGACGGGCGCAGGCGGATTGGGACAAACCGCCGGCTGGATCGGCAAGGAGGCACTCAGCACGGCACCCGTCTGGTTCGGAGACGAAGCCTTGACGCTGGACATCGCCCCCGATCCCCGCGCCGACGATGTCGCGCTGATCGTGCTGGATGCAGAGGGGCGCGAGATGACGCGCGAGATGATCGGAACGGGCACCGGTCCGGTGGATTGGTTTGGGCGTGACGCATCGGGGCAGAAACTGCCCGATGGCCGGTATTCCTTCCGGATCGAGAGCATGCAGGCCGGTGATGTGATCGCCGAGTCCGACGTCGGCGTCTATGCCAGGATCGAAGGCGTCAGGTCGGGACCGAACGGCGTCGCATTGGTCTTTGCGAATGACGCTTCGGCATTGGTGACGCAGGTTAGCGCATTGCGGCAGCCCGAATAG
- the tagH gene encoding type VI secretion system-associated FHA domain protein TagH, which yields MTLTLQIENYHVLDDGGPVSILVPEAGIQAGRRSGMDWVLPDASRYISGHHFDVSFDGSQWWLRDVSTNGTFLQGHRHRLDGPHALRNGDRFQVGQYIVVALLDVPDTQGAMSPGSLPEHRVDQPVFEDPGDDPWSIGGEVPAPMDIDIGDSPKRQDDFGDDFVEFPDAPPEPEVPEQPPQPGTGQPAPTRPEQPAPMAVQAPTAPPPAPVDQAAFVRAFCEGAGLDSALAAEVSPDDLGRALGETMRATASQLMSALQDRASARHFTRGGERTMRGATDNNPLKFLPDADQALEALFLRPRAGFMAGAAGFDEALGDLRRHQAALFAALQPALIELLHDLEPTRIEAEAKGGALGGRKSRAWDSYVQRWDAKTASENGILDEFIKLFAAAYRKADEQGGRGSG from the coding sequence ATGACCCTGACCTTGCAAATAGAGAATTATCACGTCCTCGATGATGGCGGGCCGGTCAGCATCCTTGTTCCCGAAGCCGGGATCCAGGCCGGGCGGCGGTCGGGAATGGACTGGGTCCTGCCCGATGCCAGCCGCTATATCTCGGGGCATCATTTCGATGTCAGTTTCGATGGGAGCCAGTGGTGGCTTCGCGATGTCTCGACCAATGGCACATTCCTGCAGGGGCATCGGCATCGACTGGATGGCCCACATGCGCTGCGAAATGGCGACCGGTTTCAGGTCGGGCAGTATATCGTCGTCGCGCTTTTAGATGTGCCGGACACGCAGGGCGCGATGTCCCCCGGCTCATTGCCGGAACATCGGGTCGATCAGCCCGTTTTCGAGGATCCGGGGGATGATCCCTGGTCCATCGGCGGAGAGGTACCCGCGCCGATGGACATCGACATCGGCGATTCCCCTAAGCGTCAGGATGATTTCGGCGACGATTTCGTCGAATTCCCGGACGCTCCGCCCGAGCCCGAGGTGCCGGAGCAACCGCCACAGCCCGGCACCGGGCAACCAGCCCCGACCAGACCGGAGCAGCCAGCGCCGATGGCCGTTCAGGCCCCAACTGCGCCGCCACCGGCACCGGTCGATCAGGCGGCATTCGTTCGCGCCTTTTGCGAAGGGGCGGGGCTCGACAGTGCCCTTGCTGCCGAGGTCAGCCCCGACGATCTGGGCAGGGCTCTTGGCGAAACCATGCGCGCGACGGCGTCGCAACTCATGTCCGCACTACAGGACCGGGCCTCCGCGCGGCATTTCACGCGCGGAGGAGAGCGGACGATGCGGGGGGCCACCGACAATAACCCGCTGAAATTCCTGCCGGATGCGGATCAGGCGCTGGAGGCGCTGTTCCTGCGTCCGCGCGCCGGATTCATGGCCGGCGCGGCCGGTTTCGACGAGGCGCTTGGCGATCTGCGCCGCCATCAGGCCGCCCTGTTCGCGGCTCTGCAACCTGCACTGATCGAATTGCTGCATGACCTGGAGCCGACCCGGATCGAGGCGGAGGCGAAGGGCGGTGCACTTGGCGGGCGCAAATCGCGCGCATGGGACAGCTATGTGCAGCGATGGGACGCCAAGACCGCCAGCGAAAACGGAATCCTGGACGAATTCATCAAGCTATTCGCAGCGGCTTATCGCAAGGCCGACGAACAAGGCGGTCGCGGCTCTGGCTGA
- a CDS encoding tetratricopeptide repeat protein, which yields MTYAADLSGIGVSLDRQHIPTWNRVVTGILSHAESTAADLNEVIVKAPDFALAQAVRGLACLLLGRTEMVAVAQEAYREALAAAKRLPPNPAETGFIDALGFWLQGRPSAAADRLQQVLDQNPRDALAMKMVQAIQFVMGRPDVMRRSAEGVLPHWEGHAAKGYLLGCHAFTLEETGEYARAERAGMRAVELAPSDAWGLHAVAHVYDSTGRAQEGLDWLHGREASWAHCNNFRFHVWWHQALMYLDLGNFDAALDLYDTEIRREKTDDYRDIANATSLLARLELEGVPVGDRWEEVADLSDKRAGDGCLAFADLHYLLALIGGKREQAAARLIGNMAKARSSDGEAKAIIGRNGHNTALSLQAYAAGNYGVSWLHMRKALSDLQAVGGSHAQRDVFTRIAVEAGLRGGYLDETENLLNERVKARGGHQDGYTRRRLDFLASVRASTCETQSRSSGIEESI from the coding sequence ATGACATATGCGGCGGACCTGTCAGGCATTGGCGTGTCGTTGGACAGGCAGCATATCCCCACATGGAACCGTGTCGTGACCGGGATCTTGTCGCACGCGGAATCAACGGCGGCGGATCTGAACGAGGTGATCGTGAAAGCCCCGGATTTCGCGCTGGCGCAAGCGGTTCGCGGATTGGCCTGCCTGCTGCTGGGCCGGACCGAAATGGTCGCCGTCGCGCAAGAGGCTTATCGCGAGGCGCTCGCTGCGGCGAAACGCCTGCCCCCCAACCCCGCCGAGACGGGGTTTATCGACGCCCTCGGGTTCTGGCTGCAGGGCCGTCCGAGCGCCGCGGCGGATCGCTTGCAGCAGGTGCTGGACCAGAACCCGCGCGATGCGCTGGCCATGAAGATGGTGCAGGCCATCCAGTTCGTGATGGGCCGGCCCGATGTCATGCGCCGCTCTGCCGAGGGGGTGCTGCCGCATTGGGAGGGGCATGCAGCGAAGGGCTATCTTCTGGGCTGCCATGCATTCACGCTTGAGGAAACCGGCGAATATGCGCGGGCCGAGCGTGCCGGGATGCGGGCCGTCGAACTGGCGCCGAGCGATGCCTGGGGGCTGCATGCGGTGGCCCATGTCTATGATTCGACCGGGCGTGCGCAGGAGGGGTTGGATTGGTTGCATGGGCGCGAGGCGTCCTGGGCGCATTGCAATAATTTCCGCTTTCACGTCTGGTGGCACCAGGCGCTGATGTATCTTGATCTTGGCAATTTCGACGCTGCGCTTGACCTGTATGACACCGAGATCCGGCGCGAAAAGACCGATGATTATCGCGATATCGCCAATGCGACCTCGCTACTGGCCCGGCTGGAGCTGGAGGGAGTCCCGGTCGGCGACCGATGGGAAGAGGTTGCCGATCTTTCGGACAAGCGGGCAGGGGATGGCTGCTTGGCCTTCGCGGATCTGCATTATCTGCTGGCCCTGATTGGCGGCAAGCGTGAACAGGCGGCCGCCCGGCTGATCGGCAATATGGCCAAGGCGCGTTCTTCTGACGGCGAGGCGAAGGCGATCATCGGGAGAAACGGCCATAATACCGCGCTTAGCCTGCAGGCTTATGCCGCGGGGAATTACGGTGTCTCCTGGCTGCATATGCGCAAGGCGCTGTCGGATTTGCAGGCAGTCGGAGGGAGTCATGCGCAGCGCGACGTGTTCACCCGCATCGCCGTCGAGGCGGGATTGCGCGGCGGCTATCTGGACGAGACCGAGAATTTGCTGAATGAACGGGTCAAGGCGCGTGGCGGGCATCAGGACGGGTATACGAGGCGCAGATTGGACTTTCTCGCCTCTGTCAGGGCATCTACGTGCGAAACGCAAAGCCGTTCGTCCGGGATAGAGGAGTCCATATGA
- a CDS encoding flagellar hook-length control protein FliK, producing MDLIIPQIISADTGKDMPALQIGPTVEIDPRTDTLPSIEFFQALETSAHPLLPSETETIQLTVPEGEGNRVADTEPVAEILEGWSGMTASLRADPAGDYTDEVIRPDRWETNFVGREHAPVSPDTHQAVDTVPDVATGFRSVESTAEFEKRATVADSVGETLEIEKDSAEPPVSAHGTALQPVAGRELALRAPAVVSDAANPAPSDYSEGDSARITRLNSGPIATREASTMPTPPAAGADDSGSYAPSSDIPTTNIGLNSVDSTTGIAVQRAIPSAIGSPDLSAPPPAISDQASTSEAGLQISTRSPIAYTGSVLRQITDAVVTMRDEMVEIMLSPEELGRVRMVLTGHDRAPHLTIWAERPDILDQMRRNSDTLLQQFNDEGLADTTLNFQGGRREDPEGKAAPEWPLERGDSDQHGKYVQTDLDHAAPVLPMRTGSQRIDIRV from the coding sequence ATGGATTTGATTATCCCTCAGATTATCTCCGCCGACACCGGTAAAGACATGCCGGCTTTGCAAATCGGTCCCACGGTGGAAATCGATCCTCGAACCGATACCCTCCCCTCGATCGAGTTTTTTCAGGCCCTGGAAACGAGTGCGCATCCCCTGCTTCCATCTGAAACGGAAACGATTCAACTGACAGTTCCCGAGGGCGAAGGCAATCGTGTAGCCGACACAGAACCTGTCGCTGAAATTCTGGAAGGCTGGTCGGGCATGACGGCGTCGCTACGCGCCGATCCGGCGGGGGACTATACTGACGAAGTCATCCGACCTGATCGATGGGAAACTAATTTCGTCGGGAGAGAGCATGCACCGGTTTCGCCGGACACGCATCAGGCCGTAGATACCGTACCTGATGTCGCTACAGGCTTCAGGTCTGTGGAATCCACTGCAGAATTTGAAAAGAGGGCCACGGTCGCAGATTCAGTCGGCGAAACGCTGGAGATAGAAAAGGATAGCGCTGAGCCCCCCGTTTCTGCCCATGGAACAGCGCTGCAGCCCGTTGCCGGGCGCGAGCTGGCCTTGCGGGCGCCTGCAGTCGTATCGGATGCGGCAAACCCTGCCCCCTCCGACTATTCCGAAGGTGATTCAGCCCGGATCACAAGACTAAATTCCGGCCCGATCGCAACGCGAGAAGCTTCCACGATGCCCACTCCACCAGCCGCCGGAGCAGATGATTCCGGCTCATATGCTCCCTCATCCGATATTCCGACAACAAATATCGGCCTCAATTCCGTCGATTCGACCACAGGCATCGCAGTACAGAGGGCCATTCCCTCGGCCATCGGATCACCCGACCTGTCCGCGCCCCCGCCTGCGATCAGCGATCAGGCATCGACATCGGAGGCAGGGCTGCAAATCAGCACACGCTCGCCAATAGCCTACACCGGATCGGTACTGCGCCAAATCACGGATGCAGTCGTCACAATGCGCGATGAGATGGTCGAAATCATGCTTTCTCCGGAAGAGCTGGGCCGGGTCCGGATGGTCCTGACAGGTCATGACCGCGCGCCGCATCTGACAATCTGGGCCGAGCGGCCAGACATTCTCGACCAGATGCGCCGCAATTCGGATACGCTGTTGCAGCAGTTCAACGACGAAGGCCTGGCCGACACGACCTTGAATTTCCAGGGAGGACGCCGCGAAGACCCCGAGGGCAAGGCAGCTCCGGAATGGCCGTTAGAAAGAGGCGATTCCGATCAGCACGGGAAATATGTTCAGACCGACCTGGATCATGCGGCGCCCGTTCTGCCGATGCGGACGGGAAGCCAACGAATTGACATCAGAGTGTAA
- a CDS encoding OpgC family protein — protein sequence MYIILIAHISGNPWTLWIPARFGFSDATEIFVFCSGMASAIAFGSIFRKAGWFMGTLRIVHRVWQVYWAHIGVFVTGLLAMVVLNMTGWFEKDYVGSLNLYPFLNNPGPNTVGLMTLTYVPNYFDILPMYLVILALLPLVMALARIHPNFAMGFCVALWLVTSVTGFGFPAEYWFNNSSTRQWFFNPLTWQLVFFTGFAFMAGWLPAPPVNRLLIVMALIVVLATIPVAWFRIYREFDFIREWRGEWKFLFTKTDFGILRYIHFLSLAYLAWIAAGPGGSRLFGGRWWTAIVAIIRKVGQQSLAVFMTSMILARLLGVLFDIFGRSPLNAAIVNLLGAAVITGVAYFVAYLKRQPWRQAANPAAPSRQPAATPGMSGI from the coding sequence ATGTATATCATCCTGATCGCCCATATCAGCGGGAATCCTTGGACCTTGTGGATACCTGCCCGTTTCGGTTTTTCCGACGCGACCGAGATCTTCGTGTTCTGCTCGGGGATGGCCTCGGCGATCGCCTTTGGCAGTATCTTCCGCAAGGCGGGCTGGTTCATGGGAACGCTGCGCATCGTGCATCGGGTGTGGCAGGTCTATTGGGCTCATATCGGTGTCTTCGTGACCGGTCTTCTGGCCATGGTCGTCCTGAACATGACCGGCTGGTTCGAGAAGGATTACGTGGGCTCGCTCAACCTCTACCCATTCCTGAACAATCCGGGGCCGAACACGGTCGGGCTGATGACGCTGACCTATGTGCCGAATTACTTCGACATCCTGCCGATGTATCTGGTGATCCTCGCCCTGTTGCCGCTGGTCATGGCGTTGGCCCGTATCCACCCCAATTTCGCAATGGGGTTCTGTGTCGCGCTTTGGCTGGTGACGAGTGTGACCGGTTTCGGATTCCCCGCCGAATACTGGTTCAACAATTCCAGCACGCGGCAATGGTTCTTCAATCCTCTCACATGGCAGCTGGTCTTCTTCACGGGCTTTGCCTTCATGGCGGGCTGGTTGCCCGCGCCGCCGGTGAACCGCCTGCTGATCGTCATGGCCCTGATTGTCGTTCTCGCGACCATCCCGGTTGCCTGGTTCAGGATCTACAGGGAATTCGACTTCATCCGCGAGTGGCGTGGGGAGTGGAAATTCCTCTTCACCAAGACGGATTTCGGCATCCTCCGCTATATCCATTTCCTCAGCCTCGCCTATCTTGCCTGGATTGCGGCGGGGCCTGGCGGTTCCCGGCTGTTCGGCGGGCGGTGGTGGACCGCTATCGTCGCCATCATCCGCAAGGTCGGGCAACAGTCACTGGCGGTGTTCATGACATCGATGATCCTCGCGCGCCTTTTGGGAGTGCTTTTCGACATCTTCGGACGCAGCCCTCTCAACGCGGCGATCGTCAATCTCCTTGGTGCGGCGGTCATTACCGGCGTGGCTTATTTCGTGGCCTATCTCAAGCGGCAGCCTTGGCGTCAGGCGGCAAATCCGGCGGCGCCGTCCCGGCAACCCGCCGCGACACCCGGCATGTCGGGCATATGA
- a CDS encoding thiamine pyrophosphate-binding protein, whose product MTNRTGADIIGRMLADAGATRAFGVPGGEVLALIEGLDRAGVNFTLVRHENAGGFFAEGHWHVTGDLPVLVATLGPGVANAVNVVANAMQDRVPLIFLTGCVDAAEAERYTHQVFDHQALLRPVVKASFRAVGGAVGAVMEKAITIARSGQPGPVHIDIPISVAEGESEEPPSRALSFTPPSVPHHPDLERIRKALAGSVRPLMIAGVDAVNDGAGLAVAGFCRRHRIPLITSYKGKGLMDEADPLCLGGAGLSPRADKILMPLIAEADMILLAGYDPIEMRAGWRDPWGDDTRVIEIAPVPRTHGMHRADEMLIGDVGMTLEALHHDAPSRWPSEQPARAREALTQAFAEPEGWGPHQVFRTLRESMPPETVVTADSGAHRILASQIWTCPEPRLMLQSSALCTMACALPLAAGASLGRPGAPSLAILGDGGLEMGAGDLATLRDLGLPVILAVLVDGSLSLIEMKQRAGQRPNLGVDFKGKTDYPALAQAFGGHGVWIDDAASLAIEAGKALERDCFTLLAIRIGSCAYDGAF is encoded by the coding sequence ATGACAAATCGGACAGGCGCCGACATCATCGGCCGGATGCTGGCGGATGCCGGGGCGACACGGGCTTTCGGCGTGCCGGGCGGCGAAGTGCTGGCGCTGATCGAGGGGCTGGACCGGGCCGGTGTGAACTTTACGCTGGTTCGGCACGAGAATGCCGGGGGTTTCTTTGCCGAGGGGCATTGGCATGTGACAGGCGATCTGCCGGTGCTGGTCGCGACTCTCGGGCCGGGCGTTGCCAATGCCGTCAACGTGGTGGCCAACGCGATGCAGGACCGGGTGCCGTTGATCTTCCTGACCGGCTGCGTCGATGCGGCCGAGGCCGAGCGATATACCCACCAGGTCTTCGATCACCAGGCCCTGTTGCGTCCGGTAGTAAAGGCCAGCTTCCGGGCGGTCGGAGGGGCCGTCGGGGCGGTGATGGAAAAGGCGATCACGATTGCCAGATCGGGCCAGCCGGGGCCGGTGCATATCGACATTCCGATCTCGGTGGCCGAGGGAGAGAGCGAAGAGCCGCCGTCGCGGGCCTTGTCCTTCACGCCGCCCTCGGTGCCTCATCACCCGGATCTGGAGCGTATCCGCAAGGCGCTGGCGGGTTCGGTCAGGCCGCTGATGATCGCCGGGGTGGATGCCGTCAACGATGGCGCGGGTCTGGCTGTCGCCGGTTTTTGCCGTCGGCATCGGATACCGCTGATCACCAGCTACAAGGGCAAGGGGCTGATGGACGAGGCCGATCCGCTATGCCTTGGCGGGGCAGGGCTGTCTCCGCGCGCAGACAAGATCCTGATGCCGCTGATCGCCGAGGCGGATATGATCCTTTTGGCGGGCTACGATCCCATCGAGATGCGGGCCGGTTGGCGCGATCCATGGGGCGATGACACCCGCGTGATCGAGATCGCCCCCGTTCCGCGCACACATGGGATGCACCGCGCCGATGAGATGCTGATCGGCGATGTTGGCATGACATTGGAGGCTTTGCATCACGATGCCCCCTCCCGCTGGCCATCGGAGCAGCCTGCCAGAGCGCGCGAGGCTTTGACGCAAGCCTTTGCCGAGCCGGAGGGCTGGGGACCGCATCAGGTGTTCCGGACCTTGCGTGAGTCGATGCCGCCAGAAACGGTTGTCACGGCGGATTCAGGCGCGCATCGCATCCTTGCCAGCCAGATCTGGACCTGCCCAGAGCCGCGACTGATGCTGCAATCCAGCGCTTTATGCACCATGGCCTGCGCTTTGCCCCTGGCGGCAGGCGCCAGCCTGGGACGCCCTGGGGCGCCTTCCTTGGCCATTCTGGGCGATGGCGGGCTCGAGATGGGGGCTGGCGATCTGGCCACGCTGCGCGATCTCGGCTTGCCGGTGATCCTGGCGGTGTTGGTCGACGGCTCGCTGTCGCTGATCGAGATGAAGCAAAGGGCGGGGCAACGTCCCAACCTGGGAGTCGATTTCAAGGGCAAGACCGACTACCCCGCCTTGGCGCAGGCATTTGGCGGGCATGGGGTCTGGATCGACGATGCCGCGAGCCTTGCGATCGAGGCAGGCAAGGCGCTTGAACGCGACTGCTTTACGCTGTTGGCAATCCGGATCGGATCGTGCGCCTATGACGGAGCGTTCTGA
- a CDS encoding glucan biosynthesis protein — MHRRQVISSAALASLGWALGSPAWAETHDPVKLGEPEPFSADMLRDKAEELASSLYAPPQQVPLSWRELNYDEFRNIWFDERHALWRDTGRPAVVDFFPAGYLFDRPVKINAVADGQARPVLFDLDTFDRTDQFPDLPTDGMGFSGFRLRGELEKPGVFQEYAVFQGASYFRALGRGQVYGLSARGLALGTGSSEGEEFPSFREFWIETPEPNAPDITIHALLDSPSVAGAYSFKIKKGAQTRMEVKCTLFPRVDLAAAGIAPGTSMFLFDQTNRSRFDDFRDAVHDSDGLLMVNGAGEQIWRPLSNPHQLGISYFMDSGTRGFGLMQRAREEGDFGDLQAHYERRPSLWVEPMGSWGPGFVGLVEIPADKEIYDNIVAFWRPSEPLRAGRGHHFAYKLHWCDSAPVDGAVAEVLNSRSGRRVFEEGRIFTIDFAKHAALGLDPAKLEARVHSRIGNISNPTVQYNPGTGGMRLAFTLNAAKGARPEIRAELHRDGVRVSEVWLYRWSD; from the coding sequence ATGCACAGACGACAAGTGATTTCCTCGGCGGCGCTTGCCTCTTTAGGTTGGGCGTTGGGTTCGCCAGCATGGGCAGAGACGCATGACCCGGTGAAACTCGGCGAGCCGGAACCGTTCAGCGCCGACATGTTGCGCGACAAGGCGGAAGAGCTGGCATCCAGCCTTTATGCTCCGCCGCAGCAGGTGCCGTTGTCCTGGCGCGAGTTGAATTACGATGAATTTCGCAACATCTGGTTCGACGAACGGCATGCCCTGTGGCGTGACACGGGCCGGCCGGCGGTGGTCGACTTCTTCCCTGCAGGCTATCTGTTCGACCGGCCCGTGAAAATCAATGCGGTTGCCGATGGGCAGGCCCGCCCGGTTCTGTTCGATCTGGATACATTCGACAGAACCGACCAGTTTCCCGACCTGCCCACCGATGGAATGGGCTTTTCCGGTTTCCGTCTGCGCGGCGAGCTGGAAAAACCCGGCGTGTTCCAGGAATATGCCGTTTTCCAGGGGGCCAGCTATTTCCGTGCACTCGGACGAGGGCAGGTTTACGGTTTGTCGGCGCGCGGGCTCGCCCTCGGCACCGGCAGTTCCGAGGGCGAGGAGTTCCCCTCCTTCCGCGAATTCTGGATCGAGACGCCCGAGCCGAACGCGCCGGACATCACGATCCATGCGCTTTTGGACAGTCCCAGTGTCGCCGGGGCCTACAGTTTCAAGATCAAAAAGGGCGCACAGACGCGGATGGAGGTGAAATGCACCCTGTTTCCCCGCGTCGACTTGGCTGCGGCGGGGATTGCGCCGGGTACGTCGATGTTCCTCTTCGACCAGACCAACCGCTCACGATTCGATGATTTCCGGGATGCCGTGCATGACAGCGACGGTTTGCTGATGGTGAACGGCGCGGGAGAGCAGATCTGGCGGCCTCTCTCCAATCCTCACCAGCTTGGCATCAGCTATTTCATGGATAGCGGCACCCGAGGCTTCGGATTGATGCAGCGCGCACGTGAGGAGGGCGATTTCGGCGATCTCCAGGCGCATTACGAACGCCGTCCCTCGCTTTGGGTCGAGCCGATGGGTTCTTGGGGGCCGGGTTTTGTCGGGCTGGTGGAGATCCCGGCGGACAAGGAGATCTACGATAATATCGTGGCTTTCTGGCGGCCATCCGAACCGCTGCGCGCAGGACGTGGACATCACTTTGCCTATAAGCTGCATTGGTGCGATTCCGCCCCGGTGGATGGCGCTGTCGCAGAGGTTCTGAATAGCAGGTCGGGCCGCCGGGTGTTCGAGGAGGGGCGGATCTTCACCATCGATTTTGCCAAGCATGCGGCGCTTGGCCTTGATCCCGCAAAACTCGAGGCGCGGGTGCATTCGCGTATCGGGAATATCAGCAACCCGACCGTTCAGTATAATCCGGGAACCGGCGGAATGCGCCTCGCCTTCACGCTGAACGCTGCGAAAGGTGCCCGGCCCGAAATACGTGCGGAACTGCACCGCGACGGTGTCCGGGTCAGTGAGGTGTGGCTGTATCGCTGGAGCGATTGA
- a CDS encoding DUF6931 family protein encodes MSPSDQDDTTERPRRTLREEDPRALFVQLQSLADLVKLSPREDEDGLRFLARLRASTTPEEAVTYTAFAALPTNAAGWGYECLRLMADHLHPQERPMMQKIAAWLANPTTRLRHDIMKEALWAPARGPSVLLGLAVGWSTGKPAPNDPEPAPAHKAPVAINSAVLSCLARVPLSQRSVYLARILDMAESLFRAY; translated from the coding sequence ATGAGCCCTTCTGATCAGGACGATACAACAGAAAGGCCGCGACGGACACTTCGTGAAGAAGACCCGCGAGCGCTGTTCGTACAGCTTCAAAGTCTGGCCGATCTGGTCAAGTTGAGTCCGCGCGAGGACGAGGACGGGCTGCGGTTTCTTGCCCGGTTGCGGGCCTCGACGACTCCGGAAGAGGCGGTGACCTATACGGCTTTCGCGGCCTTGCCCACCAATGCGGCTGGCTGGGGCTATGAATGCCTGCGCCTGATGGCGGATCATCTGCACCCGCAAGAGCGTCCGATGATGCAGAAGATCGCGGCGTGGCTGGCCAATCCGACCACCCGGCTGCGCCACGACATCATGAAAGAGGCGCTCTGGGCACCGGCGCGCGGGCCGTCCGTCCTGCTGGGGCTTGCGGTCGGCTGGTCGACGGGAAAGCCTGCGCCGAATGATCCAGAGCCTGCCCCGGCGCACAAGGCTCCGGTTGCGATCAACAGTGCCGTGTTGTCCTGTCTTGCGCGCGTACCGCTGTCGCAGCGCTCGGTTTATCTCGCGCGCATTCTCGACATGGCCGAATCCCTCTTTCGTGCCTATTGA